CCCATGAAGCCAGGACCGTCCGTTGCCAATTCAAACAGAATAGAAGGCGTGATTCTCGTATATAAGGAGCCGAAGTAATAACGTTCTACATAGCCCGAGTTCGGCAATTGAAAGCTATGCAGGCGTTTTTGCCATGCATCTATGTCCGCGCGGTCATTTACACGGAACGCCGTATGATGGACGGTGCCAAAACCTTGTCGTGCTTGAGGTAGAACGGCATTATATTCAACAACAATTTGAGCACCGTTGCCGCCCTCGCCCATTTCAAATAAATGGAATGCACCTTCATGTGCAATTTCCTTCATCACAAATACTTTCTCCAAGATTTCTTTCACATGATCGAAAAATGATGTGCGGATATGGACAGGTCCAAGTCCTGTAATGGCAAACTCCAAGGGGATTGGTCCTTTTTGCCATGGAGTTCCTGATTCTACTCCTTTATTGAACTCATCAGAAATGAGTTCGTATCGCTGATCGTCAAAGTCCACAAATGACAGGATCTTTTTACCAAATTGCTCCTGAATGCCTTCGTGCTTCACGTCAAATTTGTCGAAGCGTTTCACCCAATACTCCAGTGCTGCATCGCTTGGTACACGGAAGGAAGTTTTGGAAATCTCGTTTGTTCCATGTACTCCTTTTTGAATTCCAGGGAAATCAAAAAATGTCATATCCGTTCCTGGATTGCCTTCATCGTCTGCGAAAAATAGATGATACGTTTGAATATCATCTTGGTTCACTGTTTTCTTGACGAGGCGTAAACCTAATGTATACGTAAAGAAATCATAGATCTTCTCTGCACTGCTCGTAATGGCAGTTACGTGGTGTATGCCTTTTAATTCGTTCATTTGCATCGGCCTCCTATACTTTATCTTGAATTCGAGATATATAAGTAA
The genomic region above belongs to Sporosarcina sp. Marseille-Q4943 and contains:
- a CDS encoding ring-cleaving dioxygenase, coding for MNELKGIHHVTAITSSAEKIYDFFTYTLGLRLVKKTVNQDDIQTYHLFFADDEGNPGTDMTFFDFPGIQKGVHGTNEISKTSFRVPSDAALEYWVKRFDKFDVKHEGIQEQFGKKILSFVDFDDQRYELISDEFNKGVESGTPWQKGPIPLEFAITGLGPVHIRTSFFDHVKEILEKVFVMKEIAHEGAFHLFEMGEGGNGAQIVVEYNAVLPQARQGFGTVHHTAFRVNDRADIDAWQKRLHSFQLPNSGYVERYYFGSLYTRITPSILFELATDGPGFMGDEPYETLGEKLSLPPFFESKREEIEGLVRPIDTVRSTKKFDKEYL